The Microbispora sp. ZYX-F-249 genomic sequence TCGGGCCGGACACCGCTGGCGCGGGTGATCGCCGGGGCCGGTCGTCGTGGGTGCTGGTGGCCTCGGTGCGGGAGTCGGCGCAGGCGTTGGCGTTGGCGCCGGTTCCGGACGATGTGGACATTTGCCTGGCCGAGGCCGAGGAGTTGTTGTTCGCCCGGGATCGGATCACGTGTGCTCTTGCGGATCGGGTGGGGCGGGTGCATCGGGTGGGGCAGGCCAGGCGGCACGGTCATGCCTCCACGCGTAGCTGGCTGCGCACCTCGGGCGGGATGACGGTGGCGGGAGCAAGCCGGCTGCTGACCCTGGGC encodes the following:
- a CDS encoding DUF222 domain-containing protein, which codes for MLVASVRESAQALALAPVPDDVDICLAEAEELLFARDRITCALADRVGRVHRVGQARRHGHASTRSWLRTSGGMTVAGASRLLTLGIELARLPRVREKFATGELAAGVVEAICAAISGLSDEQAALAKSILLELAAKAGAAEVAKAGRYLRAILDPDGEDRDERADYARRFL